CGGTGACAGGTGTCAATGTGCGGGCTTGAGCGGGAGAAGCGCGCTGATGCGGAATCCGCCGCCCGGCCGCGGCCCCGCGTCCAGCGTGCCGCCGACCATGCCGACGCGCTCCCGCATGCCGATCAGGCCGTGCCCGCTGCCGTCGGCGCCGCCGTCCTCGTACAGCTCGTGCGGCGCGCCCTTGCCGTCGTCCTCGACGAGGAGCCCCAGGCCGTCGTCGAAGTAGACGAGGCGCACGCTCGCGCCGGTGTTCTCGCCGCCGTGCTTGCGGGTGTTGGTGAGGGCCTCCTGCACGATGCGGTACGCCGTGAGCTCGACGCCGCTGGGCAGCGGACGCGGCGTTCCCTCGACCTTGAAGTCCACCGGGAGGCCGGCCGTGCGCACCTGCTCGATGAGCTCGTCGAGCTGCTCGACGTCGGGCTGCGGGACGTACTCACCGCTCTCCTCGTGCTCGCCGGTGCGCAGCACGCCGAGCAGCCTGCGCATCTCGGCGAGCGCCTGGCGTCCGGTGCCCGAGATGGTCTCCAGTGCCTGCTTGGCCTGCTCGGGGGCCTGGTCGAGGACGTACGCGGCGCCGTCGGCCTGGACGACCATCACCGAGACGTTGTGCGCGACGACGTCGTGCAGCTCGCGGGCGATGCGCGCCCGCTCGGCCGCCACCGCGACCTTGGACTGCGCCGCCCGCTCCTTCTCCAGGCGGTCGGCGCGCTCCTCCAGCTGCGCGAAGTAGGCGCGGCGGGTGCGGATGGAGTCGCCGAGCACCCAGGCGAGGGCGAAGGGCACCATCTGGAAGATCGTGAAGAAGATGCTGCCGAAGGTGCTTATGTTCTCCTCGGGCCAGCGCAGCGACGACAGCGGAGCCGCGCACAGACCGCCTATGAGGGCGAACCGCGAGGCCCACTTCGCGCCGTCGGCCGACGCGGTGTAGATGATCACCAGCATCGCGAAGTCGGCCGGCATCGTCTTCACGTCGAAGATCAGCTGGGCCACGCCGAGCACGACGGCGAGGATCAGCATCTTCTCGACGTGCTTGCGGCGCAGCGCCACCACGACGGACATGCCGAGGACGACGAAGGCGGCCGGCACCGTCGGGTCATGGCCTTCCGCGTCGGCCATGGAGACAAGACCGATGCCGGAGACCCCGAGCAGGACGAGGGCCCAGAAGCCATCGACCCCGGTCGGGTGTCTGCGGAGGAAGTCATAGACGCGCTGCACGTAACCCAGCGTAGGCAGCGCGACGGCCCTCCGGGGTCAACCGGAGGGCCGATCCGTACCCCTCGCACGTACTCCCCAAGGTGGAGGCCCGCATAGCCTTCTCGCGTGACGAACGAGGTCCGAGGTGAACGGCGAGACGTGCCGCGTGGCTGGCGGGAGGCCATGGAGGCCGCTCTGTACGGGCCTGACGGCTTCTATCTGCGCCCCGAGGGGCCCGCGGGACACTTCCGGACGTCGGTGCACGTGTCGCCCCTTTTCGCGGGCGCGGTGGCCCGGCTGCTGTGCCGCGTGGACGAGGCACTCGACCACCCGGACGAGTTGGCCTTCGTCGATCTTGGCGCGGGCCGCGGCGAGTTGACCGCGGGTGTGCTCGGCGCGCTGCCCGCCGAGGTGGCCGCACGCGCGCGTGCCTATGCGGTCGAGCGGGCCGGGCGCCCGGCGGGACTCGACCCGCGCATCGAGTGGCGCGACCTGCCGCCGACCGGTGTCAACGGCCTGCTCTTCGCCAACGAGTGGCTGGACAACGTCCCCCTGGACGTCGTCGAGGTGGACCCCGAGGGCCTGGTGCGGCACGTGCTCGTGGGCGAGGACGGCACCGAATCCCTGGGTGGCCCGGTCGAGGACGCGGACGCCTCCTGGCTCGCCCGCTGGTGGCCGCTCGCCCCCGAGCCCGGCCTGCGCGCGGAGATCGGCCGCCCCAGGGACGAGGCGTGGGCGAGGGCCGCGGCGACGCTGACGCGCGGTCTCGCGGTCGCGGTGGACTACGCGCACGACCGCGCGGGCCGGCCGCCCTTCGGGACGCTGACCGGCTTCCGCGCGGGCCGGGAGACGGCGCCCGTGCCGGACGGCACGTGCGACATCACGGCCCATGTGGCACTCGACGCGTGCGCGCCGCCCGGAGCGTCCCTGCTCACCCAGCGCGCGGCCCTGCGGGCCCTGGGTGTGAGCGGGGGCCGCCCACCGCTGTCCCTGGCCTCCAGCGACCCGGTGGCGTACGTACAGGCGCTCACGGGCGCGGGAGAGGCCGCCGAGCTGACCGCCGCGGGCGGGCTCGGCGACTTCGCATGGCTGACCCAGCCGGTGGGCATCCCCGACCCGCTGAAGGAGCTGCGGGAGCCGGGCGGCCCGCTACTTGTCGATGTCGCCGACCACGAAGAACAGTGACCCCAGGATCGCCACCATGTCGGCGACGAGCTGGCCCGGCAGCAGTTCCGCGAGCGCCTGGATGTTGTTGTACGACGCCGAGCGGAGCTTCAGGCGGTACGGGGTCTTCTCGCCCTTGGAGACCAGGTAGTAGCCGTTGATGCCCAGCGGGTTCTCGGTCCACGCGTACGTGTGCCCCTCGGGGGCCTTGAGCACCTTCGGGAGGCGCTGGTTGACCGGCCCCTGCGGCAGCTCGGCGAGCCGCTCCAGGCAGGCGTCGGCGAGGTCGAGGGCGTTGTGCGTCTGCTCCAGGAGCACCTCGAAGCGGGCCAGGCAGTCGCCTTCCTGCCGCGTGACGACCTTCAGGGTTTCCTGGAGCTCCCCGTACGCGAGGTACGGCTCGTCGCGGCGCAGGTCGAAGTCGACTCCGGAGGCGCGGGCGATGGGACCGCTCACTCCGTAGGAGTGCACCGCCTCCGGGGAGAGCACGCCGACGCCGCGCGTACGGCCGCGGAAGATCTCGTTGCCGAGCACCAGCTTGTCGTAGACGTCCATGCGGGAGCGGACCGAGGCGACTGCCGCACGCGCGCGCGTGGCCCATCCGGCGGGCAGGTCCTCCTTGAGGCCGCCCACGCGGTTGAACATGTAGTGCATGCGGCCGCCGGAGATCTCCTCCATCACGTTCTGGAGCTCCTCGCGCTCCCGGAACGCGTGGAACACCGGGGTGATCCCGCCCAGTTCGAGCGGATACGAACCGAGGAACATCAGGTGGTTGAGGACGCGGTTCAGCTCGGCGAGGAGCGTGCGCATCCAGACGGCGCGCTCGGGCACCTCCATGCCGAGCATCCGCTCCACGGCAAGGACGACCCCGAGTTCGTTCGAGAACGCGGACAGCCAGTCGTGCCGGTTGGCGAGCACCACGATCTGCCGGTAGTCACGCGCCTCGAAGAGCTTCTCCGCACCGCGGTGCATATAGCCGATGACCGGTTCCGCGTGCTGGATCCGCTCGCCGTCGAGGACGAGGCGCAGCCGCAGCACGCCGTGCGTGGACGGGTGCTGGGGGCCGATGTTGAGCACCATGTCGGTGCTCTCCGCGGCGCCGCCGATGCCGAGCGTGGTCTCCGTCGTAGGGCTCATGCGCGCATTCTCTCGTACGCGCGCTCATACGCGACCGTCACCTCGGCTACGTACGCTTGAGGCATGGAAACGTCGACGCCACGACCGGCGGGACCGGCACGGCCGGCGCAGCCGGGAGATTCAGACGCGGAGCCGGTGTGGACCGGGCTGCCACGGGACCTGCTGCGGATGCGGCGGCTCCTCCTCGTGGTGTGGCTTGTGCCGCTCGCGGTGGCCGTCGGGGTGCTCCTGTGGATCTTCGCCGGCCCGGTGTGGGCGGCCTTCGCGGCCGTTCCGCTCGCCCTCGTGGTGTGGGGCTGGCCGATGCTGGGGCGCAACTGGCGCTCGTGGCGGTACGCGGAACGGGCCGACGACCTCCTGATCAGCCGGGGCGTGCTCTGGCGCGAGGAGACCATCGTCCCGTACGGCCGGATGCAGCTCGTCGAGGTGACATCGGGGCCCGTGGAGCGGCACTTCGGCCTGGCCAGCGTGCAGCTGCACACGGCGGCCGCCGCCACGGACGCGCGGATCCCCGGCCTCATCCCCGAGGAGGCCGAGCGGCTGCGCGACCGGCTCACCGAGCTGGGCGAGGCCCGCTCGGCGGGGCTGTGAGCGGCGTACAGGAGGTGGCGGGGGAGGAACGCGCCCCGGGCACCGAGGACCTGCGGGAGAGGCGCCTGCACCCCGTCACGCCCCTGCGCAGGGCCTGGGCGCCGGTCGCGGTCGTCGTGGGCTTCGCGGTGCACGACCCGAACGGCACGCAGCAGCGGGTCTCCGAGCTCCCCGTGACCCAACTGCTCGCGGGGATCGCCGTCGTCCTCCTGGGCGGCGCCGTCTACGGCTTCATGAGCTGGTGGTTCACGCACTTCGCCGTCACCGACACCGAACTGCGCATCCGCACCGGCCTGATCTTCCGGCGCACCGCTCACATCCGGCTGGACCGGCTCCAGGCCGTGGACGTGACGCAGCCGCTCGCGGCCCGCATCGCGGGCGTCGCCAAGCTCAAGCTGGACGTCGTCGGGACGGAGAAGAAGGACGAACTGGCCTATCTGGGCGAGGAGGAGGCCTCCGTACTGCGGGCCGAGCTCCTCGCGCGTGCGGCCGGTTTCGCACCCGAGACGGCACGCGAGGTCGGCGAGGCGCCGGTCAACGGCCTGGTGCACGTCCAGCCGCGGATGCTCGCGATCTCCCTGCTGCTGACCGGCACGACGTGGGGCATGCTCGTCGCCACGCTCATCGTGCCGCCCCTCCTGTGGTTCGCCACCCACAACCTGTGGACGGTCCTGGCGACCGGACTGCCCATGCTGGGCGGCGCGTTCGCCAGCAGTGTGGGGCGGTTCATCGGGGAGTACGACTGGAAGGTGGGCGAGTCCCCCGACGGCCTGCGCATCGACCACGGGCTGCTCGACAAGGCGCACGAGACGGTGCCGCCGGGGCGGGTGCAGACGGTGCGCGTCGTGGAGCCGTGGCTGTGGCGGCGGCAGGGCTGGGTGCGGGTGGAACTGGACGTGGCGGGCTCGTCGAACGGCGTGCTGCTCCCGGTCGCGCCGCGCGAGGTCGCGGAGTCCGTGATCGCGCGGATCCTGCCGGGCGTCCGGGTGCCCGCCGCGACCGAGCTGATCCGCCCTCCCGCGCGGGCCGCGTGGTGCCTTCCGGTGTGGTGGAAGGGGTACGGCCTGACGGTGACGGACACGGTGTTCGCGGCGCGGCACGGTCTTCTGCGCCGCCGCCTGTCCCTGGTGCCGCACGCGAAGGTGCAGAGCGTGCGGCTCACGCAGGGGCCCTGGGAGCGGTTCAAGGGCGTGGCGGACGTGCACGTCGACACGGGGGCCGACAAGACGGTGACGGCGCGGCTGCGTCCCGCCGACGAGGCGGTCGCGCTGCTGTCCGCGCAGGCGGAGAGGTCCCGTACGGGGCGCAGGACGGCACGGCCGGACCGCTGGATGGCGTGACGCGGGCCCCGGGCCTCCGGCGCGGGGGCGGGGGCGGGGGCGGGGGTCAGCCAGCCCCTACGGGGAGCGGCACTACGCCCGCAGCGCCGTCCGCAGCCCGGCGACGTCGATCTGCTCGGTCTCGTCGTGTGCCGTCAGGTCGATGACCTGGCCCACGCCCTCGGCGGCGCCTTCCGGCGCCTTCTTGAACTCGGCCTCGGACTCCGCCTTGTGCACGGCGAGTGCCTCCTCGCCCACCACGTCCGCGAGGTCCACGTTCTGTACGGACTCCAGTGCCCCGGCGGTCGCCTCGCTCTTCGTGCCGAAGAAGTCGAAGCCGCCCTGGGCGGTCCGGCGTCGCCTCTGCGCGGGCGGCGCGACGGCGACCGCGCGCTCATGCCCGCCGTACCCCTCGGCCGCCCCGGACTTCCCCCGCGCTTCGTCCCCGTCCGTGGCGCCGTCGGAAGGTTCCGGCGTGGCGGAAGACTTCGGCGTGACAGAAGACTTCGGTGCGGCGGCAGGCTTCCGTACGGCGGAAGGCCTCGGCGCGAGCCGGTCGAGCGCGGCGTTCGCACGGTCGTACAGCGACGGAGGCGTGCTCGCCCCCGGCCACACGACGGGAGCCGCGGCCTCGGCCGGAGCCGGCACCGGGGCGGGCGCCGGAGCCGCGGCGGGAACGGGGGCCGGCGGCAGTGCGCGCGCCGGGGTGGACGCCTCTATGGCGAGCAGCCGCCGCCCCTCAAGGGCGCTGGCCCGCTCGGTCTCCGCGGTGGCGTACCGCCGCAGCAGGGCCGCGTGCTCGTTCCGCATGGCGGCGAGCTCGGCCCGCTTGGAACGCAGCTTCGTCTCCAGGCGGCCCCGCAGCTCGCGGGACTCGTCGAGATCGGACTCGCACTCGGCTATGCGTTCCTCATAGCGCCACTCGTCGCTCTTGCGGGCCCGGCCCAGCTCGGCGACGCGTCTGCCCGCCGCCAGGTCCCAGCGGCGCATGACGACCGAGCCCACGACGGCGGCAGCGGCCGCGGCGGCGACCAGGCCGCGGAGCACGACGGGTTCCGCGAACAGCCAGGCGCCGCCGGCGCAGACAACGGAGATCCCTGCGACCGTCGAGGGCGGCAGCAGCCTGTGCAAGGGTGGGGAATGGCGGTGACGTCCACGTGGCATGGCCAGAAACTTACCGCGCGTAGGCGAACTATGGTGCCCCGCCCGCCAAAATGACAGCGTCACAGCGCTAACTCCCCACCCTTGTCGCTCCTCTTCGGTCACTCAACTCCACTTTCGGCCGAGTCACTTCGAGGATGGCCCCTCCGGACGCGCTACTTCTTGATCAATCCCTTCGACTCCAGATACTCCCTGGCGACATCGGCTTCCTTCTGCCGCTCCACATCGACCTTCCGGTCGAGTTCCGCGAGATCTTCCGTCGTCAGGGTCTTGGTCAGCTTCCCGAGCGCGTCGGCTATCTCCTTGTCGCCCGCTTCCTTCGCGTTCACAACCGGAAGGATGTTGTCCGCGTTCTGCAGCTTCTTGTCGTCCTCAAGGGCCACCAGACCGAAGCTGTCGAGCGTCGCGTCGGTGGTCGTGGTCAGCACCACCTGGTCCGTGCGGTTCTTCACGGCCTGCTTGGACTGCGTGGTGCCGACGCCCTTGGGGTCGATTCCCGCGACGTCGATGCCGTACGTCTTCTTCAGTCCCGGGGCGCAGAACGGCCGCGACTCGCATTCGTCACTCGCGGCGATCTTGACCTTCTCGCCGGACTTACCGAGATCCGAAAGCGTCTTGAGCTTGTGCTCCTTCGCGTATTCCTTGCTCACCGCGAACGCGTTCTGGTCGACGGCCTCGCCGGCGGGAAGCACCTTCAGGCCGCGGGGTCCGGCGAGCTTCTTCAGCTCGGTCACCGTGGCATCCACGTCATTCGAGGCGACCGGCTTCGCCTTCGGGCCGTTCTTGCCGAGGTTCAGGAACTCGGCGAGCGTCGCCGCGTATTCGGGGGCGACATCGATCGCGCCCTTCTTCAGCTCGGGTTCGTAGACCTCGCGGTTCTGGACGGTCTTGACCTCGGCGTCGTATCCGGCGTCCTCAAGCACGCCCACATAGAGCTCGGCGAGCACCTTCTGCTCGGTGAAACGGGCCGAGCCGACGACTATCTTGCCCTTGTCGCCCGCTTTGTCCGAGCCGCCCTTGCCGTCCTTCTCCAGGCTGTCCCCGCCGCACGCGGTGAGCCCCGCGGTCAGCGCCACGACGGCCACGGCCGCCCCTGCCATCCGTCGCGCGCGACGCGTTGTGCTGTTCATCGGTGAACCACCATTTCGAAAGCCCTTGGAAACTTGGAAACACTGGAAACTGCCACAGACTGCCACTTGAAGATCACTGCGCGACGCCCGAGCGCCCTCGCATGGGATTGAAGACCTTCCCCACCACGACGAGCACCACCTCCACGAAGAGCGCGAGCAGCGCCACGAGGAGTGCGCCCGCCACCACCTGGGGCGTGTTCTGCAGGTTGAACCCGGCGGTGATGATCCGGCCGAGGCCCCCCTCGCCCGCCATCGCGGCCAGCGTCGCCGTGGCGACGACCTGCACGCCGGCGGACCGCACACCGGTCATGACCAGGGGGTACGCAAGGGGAAGTTCGACCCGGGCGAAGAGCTGGCGGCCGCTCATACCCATCCCCCGGGCGGCCTCCACCACCGCCCGGTCGACCTCGCGCATCCCGATGTACGCGTTGGTCAGCAGCGGCGGCACCGCGAAGAGGACGAGCGCGATCAGCGTCGGTATGTCCCCGTGCTCGCCGAGCGGGGTGAGCGTGAGCAGCACGAGCACCGCGAGCGTCGGCACCGCGCGGCCGATGTTCGAGATGTTCACCGCGAGGGCGCCGCCCTTGCCGATGTGGCCGAGGTACAGGGCGATCGGCAGCGCGATCAGGCACGCGACGGCGAGACACACACCGCTGAAGTACAGGTGCTCGGCGAGGCGGTGCCACACCCCCTTCTCGCCCTGCCAGTTGGCACCCGTGGTCAGCCAGTCGTACGCGCCGGTTATCGCGTTCATGCAGGTTCAGCCACCTTGGCCGTGCGCTCCGCTCCCGCGGAGCGCTTCGTACGTATGCGACGGACGCGGGTCCACGGCGTCAGCCATCGCTGGAGGGCGAGGAGGAGCAGGTCGGCGACGACGGCGAGGAGCACGCAGATCGCGGACGCGGTGAGCACCTGGGCCTTGAAGGTCGTGTCGAGGCCGTCGAGGATCAGGGATCCGAGGCCTCCGTAGTCCACGATCGCCCCGACGGTCGTGAGCGCCACCGTCGAGACCGTGGTGATGCGGACACCGGCGAGCAACGCGGGAAGCGCGAGCGGCAGTTCGACCTCCCACAGCAGCCGCACCGGCCCGTACCCCATGCCCCTGGCCGCGTCCCGTGCCTCCTCCGGCACGGCCTGGAGCCCCGCCAGGATGTTCCGCACGAGGATCGTCAGGGAGTACAGCACGAGGCCCGTGACGACCAGCGAGGCCGAGAGCCCGAAGAAGGGCAGCAGGAGAGAGAACATCGCGAGCGAGGGCACCGTGTACAGCACGGTCGTCACACCGAGGATCGGGCCCGCGAGGAAGCGCCAGCGCCGCGCGAGCAGCGCGAGCGGCAGCGAGACGGCGACACCGATGGCGACCGAGGCCGCTGTGATGCCGATGTGCTGCACGGTGGCGTCGATCAGCTCCTGGCTGCGGGAGCGGACGTACTCCCCGCAGATCCAGTCGTTCGTCACCAGACAGTTCTGATCGCTCATCCCGCCCCACTCCCCCCGAGTCCCGTTTCCTGAGGCCGTCTGGCGACCCTAACGCGGAGCACCGACAATCGCCGAGACTCGTCGTACTGGCGCAACATGGGCTTTACACAACGCCCGCAACAATGGGGAATCATGATCCGGTTCGAGCACGTCACCAAGCGGTACGAGGACGGCACCACTGCCGTCGACGACCTGTCCTTCGAGGTCGCCGAGGGTGAACTGGTCACGCTCGTCGGCCCGTCGGGCTGCGGCAAGACGACGACGATGAAGATGGTGAACCGACTCATCGAGCCGAGCGAGGGCCGGATATATGTCGACGGGGATGACATATCCACCACCGACCCGGTCCAACTCCGGCGCCGCATCGGCTACGTCATCCAGCAGGTCGGCCTCTTCCCGCACAAGACGGTCCTGGAGAACACGGCTACCGTCCCGCACCTGCTCGGCGTGAAGCGCGGCAAGGCCCGCGAGCGTGCCGCCGAACTCCTCGACCTGGTCGGCCTCGACCCCGCCACCTTCGGCGACCGCTACCCCGAGCAGCTCTCCGGGGGACAGCGCCAGCGGGTGGGCGTGGCCCGCGCCCTGGCGGCCGATCCGCCCGTGCTCCTGATGGACGAGCCGTTCGGCGCCGTCGACCCCGTGGTGCGCGAGCACCTGCAGAACGAGTTCCTCCGCCTCCAGCAGGCCGTCCGCAAGACCGTCCTCTTCGTCACGCACGACATCGAGGAGGCGGTCCGTCTCGGCGACCGCATGGCCGTCTACGGAGATGGGCGCATCGAGCAGTTCGACACCCCGTCGACGATCCTGGGCGCCCCGGCCAACGACTACGTGGCGGACTTCGTCGGCGCGGACCGCGGCCTCAAGCGCCTCTCGGTGACGCCCATCGAGGAGGGCGACCTGGAGCAGCCGCCCGTCCTGCACCTGGACGACCCGCTGCCCGCGAAGCTGGACGCCCGCTGGGCCGTGGTCCTGGACGGCGAGAACAACCTGCACGGCTGGATCTCCGCCGAGCACGCCCGCGGCGGCCGGGGGACGGTCCGGGACCACGCCCGCCGCATGGAGGCCTGGCTCCCGGTGGGCGCCACCCTGAAGCAGGCGTTCGCGACGATGCTCCAGCACGACGCGGGCTGGATCGCGGTCATCGACGAGGACAGCGAGGGCCGCTTCCTGGGCGTCCTCACCCCGGCCCGGCTGCACGAGGCGCTGCGCAGGTCGACGGCGGCGGACGCGCGCGCGATCGCGCGCGGGGAGGTCGAGTTGGAGACCATCACGGCCATCGGGAGCTGACTGATCGGTCGGCGCCGGAGGGCTACTCGCCGTTCAGCCGCCCGCTGATCCACTCCAGCGTCGCGGGGATCTCCCGGCGCCACGTGTTGAAGTTGTGCCCGCCGCTGTCGAGCGTGATCGACGAGATCCTGGTGGGCGCCTTCACCTTGCCGATGAACTTCTCGGTCTCCTCGAAGTTGTCCTCTCCTTGTTTGCTGGTGGTGACAAGGAGGGACGTCTTGGGCGCCGGCATGTGGTCGAGGTACCACATGAGGTCGGCGCGCTGCTCCAACTCCTTGTCGCCGTGGAAGAGGTCACCCGTCGTCACGTCGATGGGCGCCTTGTAGTACGCGGAGAGGCCGGCCCCCGCGGCGTAGACGTCCGGGTGGTGGACGGCGAGCTTCAGGGCGCAGTAGCCGCCCGTGGAGTCGCCGATGACGCCCCAGCTGCCCGCGGTGCGGCCCGCCCGGTAGTGCTCGGAGATGGCCTTGGGCAGGTCCTTGGCGAAGAACGTCTCGGTCTGCGGGCCACCGGGGATGTCCACGCACTCGGTGTCCCGCGGCGGCGCCACGGTGGGCCGCATCATCACCAGGATCATCGGCTTCATGTTGCCCCGCCTGACCTCCGAGTGAGCGGTCTGCGGGTAGTGCAGGCCCTTGATCAGCGCCTCGGCGGTGCCGGGGTAGCCGGTCAGCACCACGGACACCGGAAACGTGCGCTTCTTGTACCGCTCCTGGAAGTACTCGGGCGGCAGGTAGACGTACGCCGGGCTCGCTATGTCGGCCTCCTTCCCGCTGACGACCACCTTCTGGATCTGGCCGCCGGTCGACGGCTTACCGCCGCCGGGCACGTTCACCGCCCGGGTGCTGCGCACGTCGACAGGCGTCTCGCCCTTGGCGGGATCGTGGTCGACGACGACACCGGGGCTCGTCTCCTGGCCGAAGAGATCCGCCCACGTGGCGTAGAAGCCGAACGCCTGATTGGCGGCGAGGCCGACCGAGGCGAAGATCGCCAGCTGCGTGGCGACGAGGAGACCGATACGGCCGGTGACGGCCCGCCAGGACTGGCGGGCCAGGCGCGGCCAGAACCAGACCGTGCCGATGAACAGCACGACGGCGAGGAGAACCGCCAACGTGAGGAGCTTGTTGCTCGTCAGACCCATGGGACGTTCTGCCTGCGCTTTCTGCCTGTTCCGTCGTTATTTTCCAGCGGTTTTTCCGGTCGGGAGTGAACCCGATTCCCTGAAGAACCGTCCTAGAGGGCGCAATGTCGCCGGATGCCGTTTTGGTGCCGGATTCAAGGTCTCTCGCAGAACCACGGGATGCGATGTCTGTCAGGATAGATGCGGAAATGTCGGGTGGGGTTCCGGACAGTGAGGGCAACCGCCCCGAGGGACGGCGCCGTACCGGGCTCCGTGACGGCAGACTCGGCCGGCTGCTCCAGGGCCCGAGCCCCGAGGGCGTACCGGCCCTCGTCGCCCGCGCCTGCACCCTCGTCGGCCTGCTGAACGTCGCGGCCGGTGTCTTCCCGCGCTTCCGCAACAGCCGCATGCACGCCATCGCCGAGGTCCTGCCCGGCGCGCTCGGCCCCTTCGCCGCCGCGCTCGCGCTCAGCTCCGGGGTCCTCCTGCTGCTGCTCGCGCACGGCCTGCGCCGCCACAAGAGGCGGGCCTGGCGGGCCGCCGTGGTGCTGCTCCCGGCCGGCGCCGTGGCGCAGTTCGCGTACCGGCACTCGGTCATCGGGGTACTGATCTCGCTCGCCCTCCTGGCGCTGCTGCTGCGCCATCGCGGTGAGTTCGCCGCGCTGCCCGACCCGCGCAGCCGCTGGCGTGCGCTGGCCAACTTCGTACTCCTCGGGGCCGGTTCCCTCGTCCTCGGCCTGGTGATCGTAAGCGTCCACCCGGGGAAGGTCGTCGGCGACCCGAGCATCACGGACCGCCTCGCGCACGTCCTGTACGGCCTGTTCGGCTTCGAGGGGCCCGTGGACTACTACGGGCGTACGTCCTGGACCGTCGCCTGCTCGCTCGGCGCCCTGGGCCTGCTCACCGCGATCACCACCATCTACCTGGCGTTCCGCCCCGAGCACCCCGCCGCGCGCCTCACCGAGGACGACGAGACGAAGCTGCGCGCCCTGCTCGACAAGCACGGCGCCCGCGACTCCCTCGGCCACTTCGCGCTCCGCCGCGACAAGGGCGCCGTCTTCTCCCCCAGCGGCAAGGCCGCGGTCACCTACCGCGTCGTCTCCGGAGTGATGCTCGCCAGCGGTGATCCGATCGGCGACGTGGAGGCGTGGCCCGGCGCGATCGAACGCTTCATGGACGAGGCGAAGGCCCACTCCTGGACGCCCGCCGTCATGGGCTGCTCCGAGACGGGTGGCGAGGTCTGGACCCGGGAGACCGGCCTGGACGCCCTCGAACTGGGCGACGAGGCGGTGGTGGATGTCGCGGATTTCTCCCTGGCCGGGCGTGCGATGCGCAACGTACGCCAGATGGTCAAGCGGATCGAGCGCAATGGCTACGAGACGCGCGTACGGCGCGTGCGTGACCTCGGTGAGCGCGAGCTGGAGCGGATACAGCGCGCCGCCGACGACTGGCGCGGCACCGACACCGAACGCGGCTTCTCGATGGCGCTCGGCCGCATCGGCGACCCGGACGACGGCGACTGTCTGATCGCCACCGCCCACAAGGCGGACGCCGAACCGGGCGCCTACGGAGACCTCAAGGCCGTCCTCCACTTCGTCCCCTGGGGCAAGGACGGCGTCTCCCTCGACCTCATGCGCCGCGACCGCTCGGCCGACCCCGGCATGAACGAGCTGCTCATCGTGGCCGCCCTGCAGGCCGCCCCGAAGCTGGGCATCGCCCGCGTCTCGCTCAACTTCGCGATGTTCCGCGCGGCCCTCGCCCGCGGCGAGAAGATCGGCGCGGGCCCCGTCCTGCGCGCCTGGCGGGGCCTGCTCGTCTTCCTCTCCCGCTGGTTCCAGATCGAGTCCCTGTAC
This Streptomyces sp. NBC_01283 DNA region includes the following protein-coding sequences:
- a CDS encoding PH domain-containing protein, translated to MSGVQEVAGEERAPGTEDLRERRLHPVTPLRRAWAPVAVVVGFAVHDPNGTQQRVSELPVTQLLAGIAVVLLGGAVYGFMSWWFTHFAVTDTELRIRTGLIFRRTAHIRLDRLQAVDVTQPLAARIAGVAKLKLDVVGTEKKDELAYLGEEEASVLRAELLARAAGFAPETAREVGEAPVNGLVHVQPRMLAISLLLTGTTWGMLVATLIVPPLLWFATHNLWTVLATGLPMLGGAFASSVGRFIGEYDWKVGESPDGLRIDHGLLDKAHETVPPGRVQTVRVVEPWLWRRQGWVRVELDVAGSSNGVLLPVAPREVAESVIARILPGVRVPAATELIRPPARAAWCLPVWWKGYGLTVTDTVFAARHGLLRRRLSLVPHAKVQSVRLTQGPWERFKGVADVHVDTGADKTVTARLRPADEAVALLSAQAERSRTGRRTARPDRWMA
- a CDS encoding NADH-quinone oxidoreductase subunit D; this encodes MSPTTETTLGIGGAAESTDMVLNIGPQHPSTHGVLRLRLVLDGERIQHAEPVIGYMHRGAEKLFEARDYRQIVVLANRHDWLSAFSNELGVVLAVERMLGMEVPERAVWMRTLLAELNRVLNHLMFLGSYPLELGGITPVFHAFREREELQNVMEEISGGRMHYMFNRVGGLKEDLPAGWATRARAAVASVRSRMDVYDKLVLGNEIFRGRTRGVGVLSPEAVHSYGVSGPIARASGVDFDLRRDEPYLAYGELQETLKVVTRQEGDCLARFEVLLEQTHNALDLADACLERLAELPQGPVNQRLPKVLKAPEGHTYAWTENPLGINGYYLVSKGEKTPYRLKLRSASYNNIQALAELLPGQLVADMVAILGSLFFVVGDIDK
- a CDS encoding sensor histidine kinase, whose amino-acid sequence is MQRVYDFLRRHPTGVDGFWALVLLGVSGIGLVSMADAEGHDPTVPAAFVVLGMSVVVALRRKHVEKMLILAVVLGVAQLIFDVKTMPADFAMLVIIYTASADGAKWASRFALIGGLCAAPLSSLRWPEENISTFGSIFFTIFQMVPFALAWVLGDSIRTRRAYFAQLEERADRLEKERAAQSKVAVAAERARIARELHDVVAHNVSVMVVQADGAAYVLDQAPEQAKQALETISGTGRQALAEMRRLLGVLRTGEHEESGEYVPQPDVEQLDELIEQVRTAGLPVDFKVEGTPRPLPSGVELTAYRIVQEALTNTRKHGGENTGASVRLVYFDDGLGLLVEDDGKGAPHELYEDGGADGSGHGLIGMRERVGMVGGTLDAGPRPGGGFRISALLPLKPAH
- a CDS encoding PH domain-containing protein; its protein translation is METSTPRPAGPARPAQPGDSDAEPVWTGLPRDLLRMRRLLLVVWLVPLAVAVGVLLWIFAGPVWAAFAAVPLALVVWGWPMLGRNWRSWRYAERADDLLISRGVLWREETIVPYGRMQLVEVTSGPVERHFGLASVQLHTAAAATDARIPGLIPEEAERLRDRLTELGEARSAGL
- a CDS encoding SAM-dependent methyltransferase — encoded protein: MEAALYGPDGFYLRPEGPAGHFRTSVHVSPLFAGAVARLLCRVDEALDHPDELAFVDLGAGRGELTAGVLGALPAEVAARARAYAVERAGRPAGLDPRIEWRDLPPTGVNGLLFANEWLDNVPLDVVEVDPEGLVRHVLVGEDGTESLGGPVEDADASWLARWWPLAPEPGLRAEIGRPRDEAWARAAATLTRGLAVAVDYAHDRAGRPPFGTLTGFRAGRETAPVPDGTCDITAHVALDACAPPGASLLTQRAALRALGVSGGRPPLSLASSDPVAYVQALTGAGEAAELTAAGGLGDFAWLTQPVGIPDPLKELREPGGPLLVDVADHEEQ
- a CDS encoding ABC transporter substrate-binding protein, whose protein sequence is MNSTTRRARRMAGAAVAVVALTAGLTACGGDSLEKDGKGGSDKAGDKGKIVVGSARFTEQKVLAELYVGVLEDAGYDAEVKTVQNREVYEPELKKGAIDVAPEYAATLAEFLNLGKNGPKAKPVASNDVDATVTELKKLAGPRGLKVLPAGEAVDQNAFAVSKEYAKEHKLKTLSDLGKSGEKVKIAASDECESRPFCAPGLKKTYGIDVAGIDPKGVGTTQSKQAVKNRTDQVVLTTTTDATLDSFGLVALEDDKKLQNADNILPVVNAKEAGDKEIADALGKLTKTLTTEDLAELDRKVDVERQKEADVAREYLESKGLIKK